From the Vicingaceae bacterium genome, the window TCCTGAACCAATGCCCAGGCATCAAAATCATTTTTGGATTTCCCATAAGGATTCAAAGGGTGCAGATTTTCAGGAGTAAGCCGGTCGGAATAACCATTGTGTCCGTCTCCATAGGTTGCAGCTGAGGATGCATAGATAAGCGGTATATTATGCTCCACACATTTGTTCCATACTTTTTTGCTGTAATTTGTATTTAATTTATTCAGCAACTCTTGATTAAATTCTGTAGTGTCGGTTCTTGCTCCCAAATGAATGATAATTTCAACCTGATCGGCGTTTAAGTCAAGCCATTCCCACCATTGATCCCGATCAAGTATTTTGGTATAACGTTTATATTGCCAATTATTTTTTTTGGAGGGATTGGAAAAATCATCCACCAAAACCAAATCATTAAAATTGTTTTCATTGAGAAATGCAACTAAACAGGAACCAATAAAACCTGCCGCACCGGTTATAACAATCATAATTATTTTGTTTTTTCGCGTTAAAATTACGAAAGTTTATGCTAAAGATAGTTTTTCAAGTCGTCTTATCATTTTTCTTATTTTTTTGATGAATTAAAATTTATTCCTGAAGCATAAAAGCAGTATTTATTCATAAATTTAAAAGTATTTCATGAATTCTGGTTTATTTTGCATGAAAATTGCAACATGAAAAAAGTAAAACCGGTAGCCCTCATCACAGGTGGAAGTTCCGGAATAGGAAAAGCTCTTTGCAAGGAGTTTGGAAAAAATGGCTTTTATATTTTCTATTGCGGAAGAAATCAATCTGAACTTGAAAAGGCATCAAACGAATTGAAATTGTTGGGAATAGAGCATGATTTTATAAGAGCCGACGTTTCGTCCGAACAAGATTGCAAAACTTTAATTGAATTTGTGATAAATAAAACCGGAAGAATAGATTTGTTGATCAACAACGCAGGGATATCCATGCGTGGGTTGGTCGAAGAAACGTCTGTGGATGTTTTCAAAATGGTGATGGATATAAACTTTTGGGGAACAGTTTATTGCACCAAATTAGCCTTACCATATATTTTACAATCAAACGGTACGGTTATAGGTATCTCCTCAATAGCAGGATTTATCGGATTGCCTGCCAGATCGGCCTACTCGGCCTCTAAATTTGCCATGCATGGTTTTTTGCAATCGCTAAGGATAGAAAATCCTCAATTGCACGTCATGATTGCCTGCCCCGGTTTTACCTCTTCCAACATTCGAAAGAAAGCACTGAATGCCCAAGGTGAAATGCAGGGGGAAAGTCCATTAGAAGAAGACAAAATCATGAGTGCAGAAGAAGTGGCCAATAGAATTTACAAAGCATATAAGAAAAGAATAAAATGGGTAATCATGACAAAAGAGGGAATTATGGCTGTTTGGCTAAGTAAATTTTTCCCTTCATTGACCGAAAAATTGGTAAGAAAAAAATTCGAAAAAGAAAAGAACTCTCCTTTGCGTCGATAAAATGACCTCTATAAACAATGTAAAACAAAAAAAATTAATTTTTTTGATAGGAATGCCCGCAAGTGGCAAAAGCACCATTGGAAAACTCCTGGCAAGCAAAATAAAAGCCAATTTTATTGATACTGACTCAATTATAGAAAAAAAAGAAAAACTTACCATTGCCGAAATATTTTCATTGAAAGGAGAGCACTACTTTCGGCAACTTGAGTTTGATGTTTTACATCAAATAATTAAGGACTGTAAAACTACCACTGTGGTTTCAACAGGAGGAGGAATGCCTTCGATTCCCGGAGTTGCCGGATTGTTAAAAAAAAGTGGATTGGTTATTTGGTGCAAAACAGAGTTGCACATATTATATGAAAGGATAAAAAAAAGCAAAAAAAGACCACTGTTTTTACAAGACAAATCAGATGATTCAATTTATCAAAAACTTTTAGAATTGTACGAAAAAAGAAAAAGCCATTATCAAGATGCTTGTCACTTCATTATTGATTCGTCGAATAAAACCACTGGTTTATCGAAAATTATTCAAATACTTAAAAATTCAGGATTTCAATTTTAAATGAAATTTGTCAATTTTTCAAGCATCTTGATTTGACCACCATAACGTCTTTATCAGTAAATTTACATACCTAAAATTTTTTTTGTATATGAAAAAAGCATTATTCCTTTTTACAAGTGTGATGTTTGTTTTTAGTTCTTTAACATCACAAACAAACTTGACAGTACAAAAAAATGATATAGAGAATCCACACGATTGGGTTAGTATGATGCAAGACCCAAATGTAAACTTCTACGAAATACAAAAAACCTTCAATGAATATTGGAAAGGAAAGGATCATACAGAAAAAGGCAAGGGTTGGAAACAATTTAAACGTTGGGAATGGTTCATGGAACCGCGAGTATATCCTCATGGAGACCGGAATATAATGAACCGGGCCATGTTACAATTTTACGCCAATCAAAAGAAGGAAAAAGGCACAAACGATAAAGCTGCCAACTGGACCTACATCGGCAACACCAGTGTTCCTAGTGGAGGTGGAGGAGCCGGACGTCTTAATTGTGTTCGCTTTCATCCTACCAATACCAATACTTATTTTGTGGGGGCTCCTGCCGGTGGTTTATGGAAAACAACCAACGGAGGCTCATCTTGGTCTAATGTCAACACCGATTTGCTTGCCTCCATTGGATGCAGTGATTTAGCCATTCATCCCGGGAATCCAAACATCATGTATCTTGCCACCGGAGATGGGGATGCCGGGGACACCTACAGTATAGGAGTATTAAAAACTACAGACGGAGGAAATACATGGAACCCCACCGGTTTATCCTGGACTGTTCAACAAACCAGAAGAATTCGCAAATTGATCATGAATCCGCTTAACCCTAATACACTTTTGGCTGCAACCAGCAATGGTGTGTATAAAACCAACAATGCCGGAAACACGTGGACACAAGTACAAACGGGAAGTTTTTACGACATTGAATACAAACCCAATGACACAACTGTTGTTTATGCTTGTACTGATCAATTTTACAAATCAACCAACGGAGGTGCCTCGTTTACATTAATTACATCGGGGTTGCCTTCTGCCAGCGCTTCTATCAGAATGGCCATTGCTGTTACTCCTGCCAATGCTTCTTATGTATATGTTTTAGTTGGAAGTCAAACAGATTACGGATTTTATGGGTTCTACCGTTCTACCAACAGTGGTACTTCTTTTACTTTGATGGCAAACTCTCCCAATTTGTTGGGTTGGTCTTCCACCGGTAACGATCAAGGAGGACAAGCATGGTATGACCTTGCAATAGCCGCATCACCAACCAACGCCAATACTGTTGTAGTAGGAGGAATAAACATTTGGAAAACCACCAATGGCGGTTCTTCTTGGTCTCTAATAGGTCATTGGACAGGAAGCGGTGGAGCCGATTATGTGCATGCAGATATTCATGATTTGATTTTTTACCCGAACAATGGTTCTACAATTTTCGCCGCTACCGATGGAGGAATATTTAAAACTACAGACGGTGGGGTCAATTGGGTGGACATCAGTTCAAATCTGCCGATAGCACAAATTTATCGGTTGGGTCTGAGTGTTACCGATGCCAATAAAGTAATCACCGGTTGGCAAGATAATGGCACCAATCTAAAAAACAATACTACATGGTCTAGAGTAATTGGCGGTGACGGTATGGAATGCATCATTGATTATACGAATGCCAATATAATGTATGGAGAATTATACTATGGCAATATAAGAAAATCTACAAATGGCGGTAGTTCTTGGACAACCATCGTAAGCACAGGTGGAACCGGGGTTGACGCCGATGGTGATTGGGTTACACCTTATGTGATGCATCCAACCAACAATCAAACATTGCTTGTAGGAAAGGCCGGTGTTTATGTAACTACCAATGGCGGTTCTTCTTGGTCTGCTTTAGGAACTCTCTCCGGGGGATCAGGTAATGTAAAAGCCATTGCTTATGCCCCGTCCAATCCTAATGTCATTTATGTGGCCAAACAAAATGCTTTATTTAAATCGACCAATGGTGGTACAAGTTTTACAAATATTACATCCGGACTGCCGGTTAGTTCAGCATCAATAACTTATATTGCTGTTTCCAATACTGATCCTAACCGTGTATATGTGACATTTTCGGGATACAGCTCTGCAAATAAGGTCTATTTGAGTACCAATGGAGGATCCTCTTGGACAAACTTTTCGACCGGTCTACCCAACCTGCCCGTAAACTGTATTGTATATGAAAATGGTTCTCCCAATCGCGTTTACGTCGGCACTGATGTCGGAGTTTATGTAAGAGACGACAATATGTCTTCCTGGCAGGCATACAACACAGGTCTCCCAAATGTTATTGTCAATGAACTTGAGATTCATTACGGAGCAGGTAAAATACGTGCTGCAACCTATGGAAGAGGGCTGTGGGAAAGCGATTTATATACTTCTCCCAACTCTCCACCCGTGGCAAATTTCACTGCCACTCCAACAACCGGATGTCCCGGTACAATTGTACAATTCACCGATTTAAGTTCCGGTAATCCGACTTCATGGTCATGGACAATTTCTCCAAGTACAGGATTCACCTATGTGTCCGGTACAAACTCATCCAGCCAAAACCCCATTGTGCAATTCAATACGGCAGGTACATACAGCGTTACGTTAACCGCTACCAACAGCAATGGTTCTAACTCTTTCACTCAAACCAATTATATCACCATTCAAAACTCCATTAACCTCCCATTTACTAAAGATTTTCAAAATGCAACTTTCCCACCGCCAAATATTTTCATAATTGATGGTGGAAACGACGGGTTTGTATGGGAATTATCTACATCGGCAGGTGGCTATGGTAACAGTACACAAAGTGCATTTTTTGACAATTACACCAATAATGCTCAAGGAGCTTTTGATGCGATGATCACATCTCCTCTTAATTTTAGCGGATACTCTACCGTTACGATGACCTTCGATCTTGCTTATGCCCGTTATAATGCTACATATAGCGACACGTTGGAAATATTAGTTTCAACAGATTGTGGGCAAACATACACCTCGATCTGGATGCAAGGTGGATCTACTTTAGCCACTGCTCCTGACAATACCAATGCTTTTACACCTACTTCAACTCAATGGACTACTAAATCAATCAATTTAAATGCTTTTGCCGGACAAAGCAGTGTTGTTGTAGCTTTTAGAAACAGAGGACACTGGGGCAACAATATGTATATAGACAATATCAATATTCAAGGTAGTGTATCCGGCTCACCCCCCACAGCGGCAATGAGTGTTCAAGGTACGGCCAAATGCCCGGGAGATTGCCTAAACTTTTCGGATAATTCAACCAATAACCCTACTTCATGGCAATGGACATTTCCGGGTGGCACACCGGCCGGCTCTACCCAACAAAATCCCGGGAATGTTTGTTTTAATGCTCCCGGCACATATGTATGTACATTAACCGTTAGCAATCAATACGGGTCAAGTTCTGCTACCTACAATGTGGTTATAAATGCAAATCCCAACATTAACGTCTCTCCTGCCAATCCCTC encodes:
- a CDS encoding short chain dehydrogenase → MKKVKPVALITGGSSGIGKALCKEFGKNGFYIFYCGRNQSELEKASNELKLLGIEHDFIRADVSSEQDCKTLIEFVINKTGRIDLLINNAGISMRGLVEETSVDVFKMVMDINFWGTVYCTKLALPYILQSNGTVIGISSIAGFIGLPARSAYSASKFAMHGFLQSLRIENPQLHVMIACPGFTSSNIRKKALNAQGEMQGESPLEEDKIMSAEEVANRIYKAYKKRIKWVIMTKEGIMAVWLSKFFPSLTEKLVRKKFEKEKNSPLRR
- the aroK gene encoding shikimate kinase, which codes for MTSINNVKQKKLIFLIGMPASGKSTIGKLLASKIKANFIDTDSIIEKKEKLTIAEIFSLKGEHYFRQLEFDVLHQIIKDCKTTTVVSTGGGMPSIPGVAGLLKKSGLVIWCKTELHILYERIKKSKKRPLFLQDKSDDSIYQKLLELYEKRKSHYQDACHFIIDSSNKTTGLSKIIQILKNSGFQF